atgcatatatatatataagtgtatatgtgtgtgtgttcatatacaTCCTTTGTaagactaaatatatatatatatacacttacacatgcactaaaaatatataccatacatacatgtacatatatacactaaaaagtatatatacatatatttctatatatgtatatatataatatgttatatatatattatatattgttatatatattatatatatcatatatatattagtcttttaaagaatttttacatatgtttcAGAAAGGGAAGTTATAGAAAGATGAGGATTGGTTTCTTAGATCTATTTCCTGCATTGTTTTGTGCAATTTATACATGTCCTCCGAGAGTCTTCTGAACCAGTAGGACAGGCCTGCCAGGAGCCTTCATGGAGAGATCATCTCACAAGAGAAGGAAGATAAAACCTTAGTGTTTAGAGGTAAGGCAGCAACTCTGACTACAGCACTTTTTTTATTCAAACTTGTACCTTGGTCCTACTCCTCAAATGACCTCATCATGTCTGACTCCTAGTTAGAGGAAGGGTCctgggattaaaaacaaaaggagccGTTTTGCTAAAAACTCTGCAAGACACTGTGGCTCAAGCAATCCTAGAGCAGTCTCACCTGTGTTAAGGGTCACTATAAAGCAGACAGGCTTCAGAAAAGAATGGAGGTTCAACCCAGTAAGGACTCCAGGAAATTGAGTGGGATTTGGCACCCATGCACTCCAATGTGTCAGGAGCAGTGAGGGCCAGCAGAGAGTAAAGGACCCAGCAGAAGAGGTAGCAGTGCCCACCAGGCATGGCAGAACCCAGGGGAGGAGTGGGGTTCAACAGCAGATAACTGGCATGGAAGCCCCCAATGCCCTGCCTACTAGTGAACTTGTTCCTGAGCACAGGTAAGTCATGCCAGGGACCTCCCTCCAATAACTGATGTTCTGTAGTGGGTTGGGGTTCTGTATGCACAGGTGGGAATGAGTCCACCTGGCCCAGCTCAGAGTTGCCTCATTTCTTCCTTACAGCAGCTCTGTgaagcaaatattttccccatgaaAAGACTGAGTCTAAGCTAGTATATCTGTAATGATTGCCAGTTTTATTCCTCTGGCTAAGAGATCCAAAGGTAATTtgaagtttatatttctttttatagttcttATCAAGAGATTATTAAGTGTTTTACTGCCCTTCAAAGGTGATTGACAAGTTTTTATTGTGTCtgtttattttagttctttgtgACACAAATAATACacgcacatatgcacatatattcattttttttggaaaatgagaagacgcagataagcaaaaaagaaataaaatacatatcacGCAGAAATTCACTGTTAAACTTTCAGTGTATAATAAttctaactttttcttttgcGTTATGtcatatataaatgtacatataaagtgtgcatgtgtatatatatgtgtgtatatatacacatacacacactgttTGGCAacttattattttcactttacagTATACAGTGAGCATCTTCCCATGCATATGAATGAAACATCCTTATTAAATGAGTGAAATTGGGTCAAAAGATGAGATGTTGGAAGCAGGAGTCATATGTAAATCAAAGGAACATTGAAGGATAGGAGTAAAATGGTAGCAATATTTAGCAAGAACATGCAGACAAAAAGAAACCAATGGTGGTAATATTAGTaacataaaataattgaattcaGCAGAGAAATGCATTAAATGGGATAAGGACGGTCCCGAGAATGCCTATGGTTAGATTGCAGAGCCCTAAATTTCTTTCTCAGACCCCTTATCTCTTCCAAACACCTTTCCACCTCATCTCCCGCCCTTGTCATTTCTTCATCCTTAAAATGCCTATAATCTATGTCCTCTTTAAATTCCTCGAGAGACTGAAGCAGCCTTTGCCTAAAATTCCCTTCTGTTTGCTGACGTTCAAATTCTCCATAGGGGggatcttcctctctctttggcaCGCTGCACTTgggctttccttcattttctttacagGGTTTTTGCATGATGTTTCCAGCTTAAATCCGGGGAGAAAATATAGAGCAAAATGCCTCGTTTCTTTTGATTCAGGTTTGTCAGTTTCTCTTTGAACAACGTACTCGCCTAATTTCCCACTCGGGCCACACAGGTCCAGCCCTTTGAAGTTTGAGATGCATCCCCTTCCTATCCCACACGCCCCCCAccactcttcctccttccccctctcccggCAACCCACCATTTCCCCAGCAGACAAGGCTAATGGCCTCTCCCACCGGCGGGAGAAAGGGAACGCACCGAGAGTTGAGCTGTGAGGCTGCAAATTTTACCCAGATCTTGCCCTTCCCAACTCCCACCCTCAGAGACCCCGGGCTAAGTGCCTCCCCGACACTGACCTATGAGGATTAAGGAtagtttctcctcctcttttcttgCCTCCAGATGTCAGTGAACGCAGACCCGTGGACCTGCATacagaaaggaagggggaggagaggagggagctcTCGGTGGATCCACCAGCCCCAGAGACAAGACACTCGTTATTATCTTGAGTCCGGGATCTTCATAACTATTGTCGCCCAAAATTTCCTACCTCCTGGTTCCCCTCCTATTCTTATCCCTTCCTCTGgatctctgtccccaccccccacccctcaaccTCTGGCTTAGTCCTTGCGAGGGCGGCTGTCTCCTcggcacccccgccccctcccatgCCCTCAGGGAAGCattcaatgggagaaaatattttcaaattatgtttaaatttctGCCTCCACCCCAGGATTCTAGCATTTCTCCACACAACAGTCACAACTCATTTCCTCAACggaagtggagaaagaggaggataAACAGAAAGCTTACCAATCTGAGAAGCCGATTATTTCTAAACTATCACTAAGTCTGTGGCTGTTTCTCAGGAGGCTTCCACCTATTCCCCCACCCTGTcctttcaaaaatacaataatcTCCCACGAGTTTGCAGGGGTTTGAGGAAAAGCGAGCCTGGACCTATTCCAGTCACTGGATTCAGCCACTACCACGCCCACGGGTCCCAGCGGTTCCCTCAAACCAACCTTCTGAGATTTAAGGAATTTAAGTCCTCCTTCTCTTGGCCACAAGCACAAATGCCTACAGGACAGTAAGGAACTGGACCCAGAGGAGAAAGAAGCCCGTGAATATAAGGACTTCGCGGCAGCTCCTGGTCACGTGAGGATTATGTCATCCAACTCTGgtccccactttcccctcccacaAGCTGTGTTGCAGAAGTGGACCCACTTACCAAtgtcccacctccccaccacacCAAGGACCTGTCATTCATTTTTGTCATTGCTAATTTCAGAGGTCAATAGTGGCCCCGTCTCTCTATGGTTggaatttgcctttctctgattacCAGAGAAGGGCTGCAGCTTCCTAGAGTCGTATTAACCATTGTTACTTTTTAGGGTTGTGTTGAGAGAGATTACTCATCTTCTTCTAAACTACAACAGAAAGGTAGCAGTTTTCCCTTGACCACCTCCCCACCAGTCACTAATAGCCACATTTACCTTCTGTTCAATTCTTAAAACCAAATTGTAGGGGGTAGAGTAAATTAGGAAAGAAAGTAATGATTGAGACGGcggtttttttacatttattctgaTAATTTcctacttttccattttttccatcaacttattgtattcttttattaatcaaaaatacaataacaataaatacatttggaaaaagagtcaagataggagggaaaaaagaaccaGGACACCTGTTTTCTGCTGCTGAGTCAGAAGATAAATATAGACCCTCCAGGCAGACACATTTTTGGAAGTTTAAAACATACAGGGCAGCTGGATGCTACCCTTCTGAGGAGCTCGGCATGTGAGGCCCTTTCATTAGGTGAACTACTAAGGCCATAATCCAACAGCACCTTGCCCTTAGATTTCCAGAGCTCAAAAATCAGTCATAAAACTTTACTGGTTTGATCTCAAcatcattccctctctctcagtttgTACTatgcagttttctttatttcttgtattCAAAAGATCCCACCTTTCCTCAATAGGTCTTCTTCAGAATcaaatagtttttcatttgtcCCAGATATTGCCATCCTATTTATTGTTTCTTAGACCTCATTCAGCCACACTGGAGAATTAGATGCGGTGACAGAAACTGGCCACATTAGTCACTTATCACACGGAATTTTTTGGTTGCTAAGGATTTTGGCACTAAATCTAAGTAGATTCTTTGTTGTTAATAtgttaatttgaaatatatgcaACAGAAAGAGGAATGTGGttcttaaagcttttttttttttttaaggaagaccTTAGCTCATTATGAATACAAAGTTGCCACAAACAAGATAGATGTTAATAGTTCcagaaaatacttaaaagaaagagGTCTTAAAAGAGTGGAGTATTGTCACAGTTATTAAGAAATGGTAAGTTGTGATAGAGGCATAAGATTaattggtggggtggggagtccCTGAATCTTCTGTGAACACCTTTTCATACAGATGGTTAGACTCATGGTTTTCAAATGGCTGGAAGGATCCAGATGCTGAAGATTTTAGCATTGTTGTAAGAAGCATATCTTTtaacagatctgggtttgaattaaTTGCATTTGCTTACCTGTTGTATAACCTTGAATATAAAACTTGGATATTAAAACTTCCTTGTGCCTCATCTATAAATGAGGCTAATACTTCATAAAGTTGtcaaaattaaatgatataatttatataaaccATTTAGTATATGACTGAAAATACCAAGTGCTCCAATAAATGACAGGTCTCAATGATTACCTCGTAAGGATTTTGGGAATCCTTCCAGTTCTCACTCTGGCTCTAGTGCCCACCCCCTTATGAAAACAGCCATAAACTCCTGGACATCCACAACATTTACTGGTCTCTTTGACCTACAGCTTTTACTTTCTAATAGAATAATGATTTCAAGCAACAGATATGATCATATCACTACCctgaattattttatcttatccaCCAACAATCTCACTAGATAAGAACATCTTTAGTTGAATTTTCCTGAACATCTCATGGAATATATCTCCATTACTAAGTAAAAGCTGGTATGAAACTGCATGCAATGCAAGCAAGGTAAGATATTTAGTTAGATTGACTTGTTTCCTTAGTACTGACTCATCGCACTCACAGGTGAGGACAAGAGGCATTATGTGTCATAAAAAGAAACTCCAACAATTAGGACCAGATACCTTCATAAGAGCTTGCCAAAAAGCATTTCTAAGCCAGCTCTACTACCCACAACAATCACCccagccttccctctccccccaactcAGTGCAAGGAGACAGGTAAAGGTAAGATATAAAAAATGTGGAAGCCATTGACTTTGTGGAGAGGTCGGTGTTGTTCATTATAACAATGCCACCAATGATACTTCACACTTACATAATACTTATGTACCAGCAATTCttgtaagcattttacatatgcttattataaattaatatttataatactatTAATAGGAAACTAAGAAGTACAGAGATTAAAttgcttgcccaaagtcacacaataaATAACGGATATAGAATTTTAAGTAAGATGCTCTGACTCCAAGGTTGGCACATGGTGCAAGTCAATTCTATAACTTTTTCAtggatgaaagaaagaacatagaTTATTCCCTCTTTTAAACCAAGTGGAGGTGGTATTTCTAAAAGGATCACATAAAGACAGAGGTCTGTGAAAAGGGAATACTGGTGTACAATCCTCGGTTAGATCACAGCTTATCTGGTTGATCCAAAAGAGATAGCAAGGTGAAGACAGAGATACATTGTACTCCTACCTTTGCTTGCGCCAAGCATGGTGAATTTTACTGTGGGTTAAGTACAATGGGTGACTTGCTGGTTCCTTTTCCAATAGGACTTCACATGGATGAAGGGAATCTATAAGCAACCTGTTCTAGAATTGTACAAATATGCTAAAATAAACCAAATGGCAAAAATTAGGGCAGACTGGAATTGGCATATCCTCCTATCTTGAAGAACCACATAACTGGGCAAATATATCAAACAACTACAATTGTTTTCATACTCTGGACAACTGGCAGCACAAATGGTGTGGTCCTGAGAGAAGCAAAGCAATCAGGGTGAGCTGtaagattgctttgggttttgaTGAAAGATACCTTATGGATGGTGGCACAGGTTCCTGAGTTGGTTGACAAGAAAGAGTTGAAATTCTGGGAGGTGAAAGCGGCTGAAATTTGTGGGGAAGAATACCAGAAATGAGGGATTAGTGCAAAAAATCATTCTccaaattttttttagagttttcctTGAGTCTGTTGCTGTACATTGAGTTGCACATACATAAAGTGGAGCTTCATGAGGCTGGGCAAAGAATAGTAAATGAGTTACAAGCCAagcacaaaaggccacatattatactattacatttatataaaatatccataatAGGCAAACtcatagaggcagaaagaaaattaatcgTTTCTAGGGACTAGGaacaatgaatgaagaaatgcttAAAAGGCTTGGGGTTTTcttctgggatgatggaaatattctggagTTAGATAGTATAGATAcctgcacaacactgtgaatgtaataAAAGATAATGAATTCTACA
The DNA window shown above is from Lynx canadensis isolate LIC74 chromosome X, mLynCan4.pri.v2, whole genome shotgun sequence and carries:
- the TCEAL7 gene encoding transcription elongation factor A protein-like 7, giving the protein MQKPCKENEGKPKCSVPKREEDPPYGEFERQQTEGNFRQRLLQSLEEFKEDIDYRHFKDEEMTRAGDEVERCLEEIRGLRKKFRALQSNHRHSRDRPYPI